From a region of the Spelaeicoccus albus genome:
- a CDS encoding copper transporter yields the protein MVDFRFHLVSLISVFLALAVGIVLGAGPLKESIGNSLNEQVEALRANRDNLRANADEARAEADNQAKFLDQVGPALVADHLGGRRVVVVAMPGADNTQVADTSAMVQKAGATVTGEVDVQAAFGSGADRRQVAGSLRKVDPKLPSRGVNATLAAALAKSLVVPDLAEAGKKSDKADLLTTLIDSKLVGSDQKNLELGTLVVVVTGTPSGLTDRTSTASPKPEKDSERHKLVAPYLSLVKALKTRSAGEVVAGTGSSASSGLIGELRSSTSTRASTVDSLGLASGPIVTVMALREQLGGGHGSYGFGKGARDVAPKSQIEQPAKPKGHDS from the coding sequence GTGGTTGATTTCCGGTTCCACCTCGTTTCGCTGATATCGGTGTTTCTGGCGCTGGCCGTCGGCATTGTGCTGGGCGCCGGCCCGTTGAAGGAGTCCATCGGCAACTCGCTGAACGAACAAGTCGAAGCTCTGCGCGCCAACCGCGACAATTTGCGCGCCAACGCGGACGAAGCACGGGCCGAAGCGGACAATCAGGCGAAATTCCTCGACCAGGTCGGCCCCGCGCTGGTTGCCGATCATCTGGGCGGACGTCGTGTGGTGGTCGTGGCCATGCCCGGCGCGGACAACACACAGGTGGCCGATACCTCGGCCATGGTGCAAAAGGCCGGGGCCACCGTCACCGGCGAAGTGGACGTGCAGGCAGCCTTCGGCAGCGGCGCCGACCGCAGGCAGGTGGCCGGATCGCTGCGGAAGGTCGACCCGAAGCTGCCGTCCCGCGGCGTCAACGCCACGCTGGCCGCAGCGCTGGCCAAGTCGCTCGTCGTCCCCGATCTTGCCGAGGCCGGCAAGAAGTCGGACAAGGCCGACCTGCTGACGACGCTCATCGACTCGAAACTCGTCGGGTCCGATCAGAAGAACCTTGAACTCGGCACTTTGGTCGTGGTCGTGACCGGGACTCCGTCCGGGCTGACCGACCGCACGTCGACGGCGTCCCCGAAACCCGAAAAAGACTCCGAGCGACACAAACTTGTCGCCCCGTACCTCTCGCTCGTGAAGGCGTTGAAGACCCGGTCGGCCGGTGAGGTCGTGGCAGGAACCGGCAGCAGTGCGTCGTCCGGCCTCATAGGCGAGCTGCGCAGCTCGACAAGCACGCGTGCGTCGACGGTGGACAGTCTGGGACTGGCCTCGGGCCCGATCGTCACGGTGATGGCGTTGCGCGAACAACTCGGCGGCGGCCACGGCAGTTACGGATTCGGCAAGGGAGCCAGGGACGTGGCGCCGAAGTCACAGATCGAACAGCCCGCCAAACCGAAGGGCCATGACTCGTGA